The following are from one region of the Hydrogenophaga sp. BPS33 genome:
- a CDS encoding SRPBCC family protein, with product MQFTNSFEVSLPPGEAWPLLMDIPVILPCMPGAELVEQIDARTFKGKVSVRLGPVGLVFLCDARFTEIDDEKHRAQVEADGADAKGRGTAKASIAFQCQPSAVGSKILITTDLALSGAVAQYGRGVGLIQNVANQIIQQFSRNLETRIGQIKAHALAGGQDAAVPEAPRASHGGPAPLAAGARNIPGDPYTDGYRQGFGAGYAAGHAAGMATAVALQRAGQPVVLPGELPPLPPSQPIGGISLIFSSLWATVRGWFGGRTR from the coding sequence ATGCAATTCACGAACAGTTTTGAGGTCTCGCTGCCGCCCGGTGAGGCCTGGCCTTTGTTGATGGACATTCCCGTCATCCTGCCCTGCATGCCGGGCGCGGAGCTGGTGGAGCAGATCGATGCGCGCACCTTCAAGGGCAAGGTGTCGGTGCGCCTGGGGCCGGTGGGCCTGGTGTTCCTGTGCGACGCGCGCTTCACCGAGATCGACGACGAGAAGCACCGGGCCCAGGTGGAAGCGGACGGCGCCGATGCCAAGGGCCGTGGCACCGCCAAGGCCTCGATCGCCTTCCAATGCCAGCCCTCGGCCGTGGGCTCGAAGATCCTGATCACCACCGACCTGGCGCTGTCCGGCGCGGTCGCGCAGTACGGCCGGGGCGTGGGCCTGATCCAGAACGTGGCGAACCAGATCATCCAGCAGTTCTCGCGCAACCTGGAAACGCGCATTGGCCAGATCAAGGCCCATGCGCTCGCGGGTGGCCAAGATGCCGCTGTGCCAGAGGCGCCCCGTGCATCGCATGGCGGGCCGGCACCGTTGGCAGCCGGTGCGCGCAACATCCCAGGCGATCCCTACACCGATGGCTATAGACAAGGTTTCGGCGCAGGCTATGCGGCCGGCCACGCCGCCGGCATGGCGACCGCCGTGGCCCTGCAGCGCGCGGGCCAGCCCGTGGTGCTGCCAGGCGAACTGCCGCCGCTGCCGCCGAGCCAGCCCATCGGCGGCATCTCCCTCATCTTTTCCTCGCTGTGGGCCACCGTGCGCGGCTGGTTCGGCGGACGCACCCGCTGA